In Streptomyces chartreusis, the following proteins share a genomic window:
- a CDS encoding ROK family transcriptional regulator: MPASPSTARAINDRLALRLLQQQGSLTAGQLKQLTGLSRPTVADLVERLTDAGLIAVVGEAGEQRRGPNAKLYGIVAGRAHLAALDVRTEGVSVIVSDLVGSVLAEASAPIGGDAGTGPAVEQAVALVERVVKEAGADRLHTVGIGAPGLIDPASGELRDSTGLPEWHRSLVAALQERLPEARVIVENETNLAALAEQRDGVAADRDTFVLLWLGHGTGAAVVLDGALRRGASGGTGEIGFLPVPGTTGLPSAVDCEGGFHSLAGSAAIVELARSFGLPVEDMSAPEPLAAGVVGRAVALVAGDTEAADRDAQAASADRFLDTLADHLAVGAASVVAILDPGCVVLGGEVGQAGGEALAARVEDRVRRMSPLATVVRPSGLGGAAVLRGALLTARDAAQDELFAPRDR; the protein is encoded by the coding sequence ATGCCCGCATCCCCGAGCACCGCCCGGGCCATCAACGACCGGCTCGCCCTCCGACTGCTCCAGCAGCAGGGCTCGTTGACGGCAGGACAGCTCAAGCAGCTGACCGGACTGTCCCGGCCGACCGTCGCCGACCTCGTCGAGCGCCTCACCGACGCCGGCCTGATAGCGGTCGTCGGCGAGGCCGGCGAGCAGCGCCGCGGCCCGAACGCCAAGCTGTACGGCATCGTCGCCGGCCGCGCCCACCTCGCGGCCCTGGACGTCCGTACCGAAGGCGTCTCGGTGATCGTGTCCGACCTGGTCGGGTCCGTGCTCGCCGAGGCGTCGGCGCCGATCGGCGGTGACGCCGGGACCGGGCCCGCGGTGGAGCAGGCGGTGGCGCTGGTGGAGCGGGTCGTGAAGGAGGCCGGGGCGGACCGGCTCCATACGGTGGGGATAGGCGCCCCGGGCCTGATCGACCCGGCGAGCGGCGAACTGCGCGACTCCACCGGCCTGCCCGAATGGCACCGCAGCCTGGTCGCGGCCCTCCAGGAACGGCTGCCCGAGGCCCGCGTCATCGTGGAGAACGAGACCAACCTCGCCGCCCTCGCCGAGCAGCGCGACGGAGTCGCCGCCGACCGGGACACCTTCGTCCTGCTGTGGCTCGGCCACGGCACCGGCGCGGCCGTGGTCCTCGACGGGGCGCTGCGCCGCGGTGCCTCCGGCGGCACCGGCGAGATCGGCTTCCTGCCGGTGCCCGGGACGACCGGGCTGCCGTCGGCGGTGGACTGCGAGGGCGGGTTCCACTCGCTCGCGGGGTCGGCGGCGATCGTGGAACTGGCGAGGTCGTTCGGCCTGCCGGTCGAGGACATGTCCGCGCCCGAGCCACTGGCCGCGGGGGTGGTGGGGAGGGCCGTCGCGCTGGTGGCCGGCGACACGGAGGCCGCGGACCGCGACGCGCAGGCGGCCTCCGCCGACCGCTTCCTGGACACCCTCGCCGACCACCTGGCCGTGGGCGCCGCCTCGGTCGTCGCCATCCTCGACCCCGGGTGTGTGGTCCTCGGCGGCGAGGTCGGGCAGGCCGGGGGAGAGGCGCTCGCCGCGCGGGTGGAGGATCGGGTCCGGCGGATGTCACCGCTCGCGACCGTCGTCCGGCCCAGCGGCCTGGGCGGCGCCGCCGTCCTGCGCGGCGCACTGCTCACCGCCCGCGACGCGGCACAGGACGAACTCTTCGCACCGCGGGACCGCTGA
- a CDS encoding bifunctional 3,4-dihydroxy-2-butanone-4-phosphate synthase/GTP cyclohydrolase II → MTTAPTLYRTEDIEDLTLDPVERAIADIAAGRPVVVVDDEDRENEGDLVIAAEHATPEIVAFMMSECRGLICAPMEPDELERLELPQMVQDNTESMKTAFTVSVDASAAHGVTTGISASDRSTTLQLLASGKAQPSDLVRPGHIFPLRARPGGVLVRNGHTEAAVDLARLAGLRPAGAIVEIAGEDGEMLRLPELIPFARKHGLTIISIEDLITYLRDAERPKQVEQVQAERESFPAESTVRREAEVHLPTAHGTFTAYGYRSTVDGVEHVALVHGELGDGEDVVVRIHSECLTGDVFHSLRCDCGPQLESALERIQDEGRGVVVYLRGHEGRGIGLMSKLRAYELQERGRDTLDANLELGLPADARDYGAGARILADLGVHSVRLLTNNPDKSDALRGHGIEVTEREPMPVQAGEHNLTYLRTKRDRMGHDLPWLDTAPVAAAPLSTCTNQ, encoded by the coding sequence ATGACCACGGCACCGACCCTGTACCGCACCGAGGACATCGAGGACCTGACCCTCGACCCGGTCGAGCGGGCCATCGCCGACATCGCGGCCGGCCGCCCGGTCGTGGTCGTCGACGACGAGGACCGGGAGAACGAGGGCGACCTCGTCATCGCCGCCGAGCACGCGACCCCCGAGATCGTCGCCTTCATGATGAGCGAGTGCCGCGGCCTGATCTGCGCTCCCATGGAGCCGGACGAGCTGGAGCGGCTGGAGCTCCCGCAGATGGTCCAGGACAACACCGAGTCGATGAAGACCGCGTTCACCGTCTCCGTGGACGCCTCCGCCGCGCACGGCGTGACCACCGGCATCTCCGCCTCCGACCGATCGACCACGCTCCAGCTCCTGGCGAGCGGCAAGGCGCAGCCGTCGGACCTCGTCCGCCCCGGCCACATCTTCCCGCTGCGCGCCCGCCCCGGCGGCGTCCTCGTGCGCAACGGCCACACCGAGGCCGCCGTCGACCTCGCCCGCCTCGCGGGCCTGCGCCCGGCCGGCGCCATCGTCGAGATCGCCGGCGAGGACGGCGAGATGCTGCGACTGCCCGAGCTGATCCCGTTCGCCCGCAAGCACGGCCTGACGATCATCTCCATCGAGGACCTGATCACGTACCTGCGCGACGCCGAGCGCCCGAAGCAGGTGGAGCAGGTGCAGGCCGAGCGCGAGTCGTTCCCGGCCGAGTCCACCGTCCGCCGCGAGGCCGAGGTCCATCTCCCCACCGCCCACGGCACCTTCACCGCGTACGGCTACCGCTCCACCGTCGACGGCGTCGAGCACGTCGCCCTCGTCCACGGCGAGCTCGGCGACGGCGAGGACGTCGTGGTCCGCATCCACTCCGAATGCCTCACCGGCGACGTCTTCCACTCCCTGCGCTGCGACTGCGGCCCCCAGCTGGAGTCGGCGCTGGAACGCATCCAGGACGAGGGCCGCGGAGTCGTCGTCTACCTGCGCGGACACGAGGGCCGGGGAATCGGGCTGATGTCCAAGCTGCGCGCCTACGAACTCCAGGAGCGCGGCCGCGACACCCTCGACGCCAACCTCGAACTCGGCCTGCCCGCGGACGCCCGTGACTACGGCGCCGGCGCGCGGATCCTGGCCGACCTGGGCGTGCACAGCGTGCGCCTGCTGACCAACAACCCCGACAAGTCCGACGCGCTGCGCGGCCACGGCATCGAGGTCACCGAGCGCGAGCCGATGCCCGTGCAGGCGGGCGAGCACAACCTGACCTACCTGCGCACCAAGCGGGACCGGATGGGCCACGACCTGCCCTGGCTGGACACGGCCCCCGTGGCCGCGGCCCCCCTGTCCACCTGCACCAACCAGTAA
- a CDS encoding phosphoribosyl-ATP diphosphatase, whose translation MSKKTFEELFTELQHKAAHGDPATSRTAELVDKGVHAIGKKVVEEAAEVWMAAEYEGKEAAAEEISQLLYHVQVMMVARGISLDDVYAHL comes from the coding sequence ATGTCCAAGAAGACGTTCGAGGAGCTCTTCACCGAGCTCCAGCACAAGGCCGCCCACGGCGATCCCGCCACCTCCCGTACCGCCGAACTCGTCGACAAGGGCGTCCACGCCATCGGCAAGAAGGTCGTCGAGGAAGCCGCCGAGGTCTGGATGGCCGCCGAGTACGAGGGCAAGGAAGCCGCCGCCGAGGAGATCTCGCAGCTGCTGTACCACGTCCAGGTGATGATGGTCGCCCGCGGCATCTCCCTGGACGACGTGTACGCCCACCTCTGA
- a CDS encoding hemolysin family protein has protein sequence MSIPLLLLAAAFLLILANGFFVAAEFGLVTVEATDAEKAAAEGDRRAHRVVESLKELSFQLSGTQLGITITSLVVGMLAEPALAELLGGPFTAIGIPEGAVSGVAVVVGMLLASAVQMVIGELVPKNWAVSRPMQVARFVAGPQHVFARLFRPVIAGLNAVANRLVRALGIEPAEELASARTPGELVSLARHSAQAGALEQDTADLFVRTLSLAELTAQHVMTPRVKVSALQSSATAEDVVNLTRATGLSRFPVYRERIDEIVGMVHLKDALAIRSSERLRTPVGRIARPALLVPETLPVQPLLAQLRSEQPIAVVVDEYGGTAGVVTLEDIVEEIVGEVRDEHDGQDLPELAAAPAEDGRPAWDADGSCRVDILQRIGLDVPEGPYETVAGLVADLLGRIPAVGDRAELPGWRLSVRRVGHFRAERVRLVRTGSVVEVAR, from the coding sequence ATGAGCATCCCCCTGCTGCTTCTCGCAGCCGCGTTCCTCCTGATCCTCGCCAACGGCTTCTTCGTGGCCGCCGAGTTCGGCCTGGTCACGGTCGAGGCGACGGACGCCGAGAAGGCCGCCGCCGAGGGCGACCGCCGGGCCCACCGGGTCGTCGAGTCGCTCAAGGAACTGTCCTTCCAGCTCTCCGGCACCCAGCTCGGCATCACCATCACCTCCCTCGTCGTCGGCATGCTGGCCGAACCGGCGCTCGCCGAGCTGCTGGGCGGCCCGTTCACCGCGATCGGCATCCCCGAGGGCGCGGTGTCCGGTGTGGCCGTGGTCGTCGGCATGCTGCTGGCCTCGGCCGTGCAGATGGTGATCGGCGAGCTCGTGCCCAAGAACTGGGCCGTGTCCCGGCCGATGCAGGTCGCGCGTTTCGTCGCCGGCCCGCAGCACGTCTTCGCACGCCTGTTCCGCCCGGTGATCGCCGGGCTGAACGCCGTCGCGAACCGTCTCGTGCGCGCGCTGGGCATCGAGCCCGCCGAGGAACTGGCCTCCGCCCGCACCCCCGGCGAACTCGTATCGCTGGCCCGGCACTCCGCCCAGGCCGGCGCCCTGGAACAGGACACGGCGGACCTCTTCGTACGAACCCTGTCGCTCGCCGAGCTCACCGCGCAGCACGTCATGACCCCGCGTGTGAAGGTCAGCGCGCTCCAGTCGTCGGCGACCGCCGAGGACGTGGTCAACCTCACCCGCGCCACCGGTCTGTCCCGCTTCCCGGTCTACCGGGAGAGGATCGACGAGATCGTCGGCATGGTCCATCTGAAGGACGCGCTCGCGATCCGTTCGAGTGAGCGGCTGCGCACCCCCGTCGGCCGCATCGCCCGCCCGGCGCTGCTCGTCCCCGAGACCCTGCCCGTTCAGCCCCTGCTGGCCCAGCTGCGCAGCGAGCAGCCCATCGCCGTCGTCGTCGATGAGTACGGCGGCACGGCCGGCGTGGTCACGCTGGAGGACATCGTCGAGGAGATCGTCGGCGAGGTCCGCGACGAGCACGACGGCCAGGACCTGCCCGAACTCGCCGCCGCCCCGGCGGAGGACGGCCGTCCCGCCTGGGACGCCGACGGCAGCTGCCGGGTCGACATCCTGCAGCGCATAGGCCTCGACGTGCCCGAGGGGCCGTACGAGACCGTCGCCGGGCTCGTCGCCGACCTGCTCGGACGCATCCCGGCCGTCGGCGACCGGGCGGAGCTGCCGGGCTGGCGGCTGTCGGTGCGCCGGGTCGGCCACTTCCGCGCCGAGCGCGTGCGCCTGGTGCGGACCGGGTCCGTGGTGGAGGTCGCCCGATGA
- a CDS encoding RNA polymerase sigma-70 factor: MTTALADEFETHRPRLFGLAYRLLGSAHEAEDTVQDAYLRFSGADRGAIEHPAAWLAKVVTNLCLTRLTSARARREEYVGPWLPEPVITSDGTLGPLESAEQRDAVSLAMLVLLERLTPTERAVYVLREAFAYGHREIAEALELTEANCRQLYRRAVQRVDERRPRFESTPERREELVRSFLTAARDGDLGGLEKLLAADVVWESDGGGRVRAALRPIEGRDKVFRFLAGATRTFMAGVELTAIEINGSPALAAWADGSLMSVVVLEMRDELVGHAWAMMNPDKLDFVRRQLARA; this comes from the coding sequence ATGACGACCGCTCTCGCCGACGAGTTCGAGACCCACCGTCCCCGGCTGTTCGGTCTGGCGTATCGCCTGCTCGGCTCCGCCCACGAGGCCGAGGACACCGTCCAGGACGCGTATCTGCGCTTCAGCGGCGCCGACCGTGGCGCCATCGAGCATCCGGCGGCCTGGCTCGCCAAGGTCGTCACCAATCTCTGTCTCACCCGGCTGACTTCGGCGCGGGCCCGGCGTGAGGAGTACGTCGGGCCCTGGCTGCCGGAACCCGTGATCACCTCCGACGGCACGCTGGGGCCGCTGGAGTCCGCCGAGCAGCGGGACGCCGTGTCGCTGGCGATGCTCGTGCTCCTGGAGCGGCTCACGCCGACCGAGCGGGCGGTCTATGTGCTGCGGGAGGCCTTCGCGTACGGCCACCGGGAGATCGCCGAGGCGCTGGAGCTGACCGAGGCCAATTGCCGGCAGCTGTACCGGCGGGCGGTGCAGCGGGTGGACGAGCGGCGGCCGCGGTTCGAGTCGACTCCCGAGCGGCGGGAGGAGCTGGTCAGGTCGTTCCTCACGGCGGCCCGCGACGGAGACCTCGGCGGGCTGGAGAAGCTGCTGGCGGCCGACGTCGTCTGGGAGAGCGACGGGGGCGGCAGGGTCAGGGCGGCGCTGCGGCCGATCGAGGGCCGCGACAAGGTGTTCCGCTTCCTGGCGGGCGCGACGCGGACCTTCATGGCCGGTGTGGAGCTGACGGCGATCGAGATCAACGGCTCGCCCGCGCTCGCCGCGTGGGCGGACGGTTCACTCATGTCGGTGGTGGTGCTCGAAATGCGCGACGAGCTGGTCGGGCATGCCTGGGCCATGATGAATCCGGACAAGCTGGATTTCGTACGCCGTCAGCTGGCGCGGGCATAG
- the ribH gene encoding 6,7-dimethyl-8-ribityllumazine synthase has translation MSGKGAPELSVRNVGDLRVAVIAAQWHEKVMDGLVDGALRALHDLGIDEPTLLRVPGSWELPVVAKVLAGRGYDAIVALGVVIRGGTPHFEYVCQGVTQGLTQVSVETGVPVGFGVLTCDTEEQALDRAGIEGSNEDKGHEAVTAAVATAATLRSVSEPWR, from the coding sequence GTGAGCGGCAAGGGCGCACCGGAGCTGTCCGTACGCAATGTGGGCGACCTGCGGGTCGCGGTCATCGCGGCACAGTGGCACGAGAAGGTGATGGACGGACTGGTGGACGGCGCGCTGCGCGCCCTGCACGACCTGGGCATCGACGAGCCGACCCTCCTGCGGGTCCCCGGCAGCTGGGAGCTCCCGGTGGTCGCCAAGGTCCTCGCGGGCCGCGGCTACGACGCGATCGTCGCCCTCGGGGTCGTCATCCGCGGCGGCACCCCCCACTTCGAGTACGTGTGCCAGGGCGTGACCCAGGGCCTCACCCAGGTCTCCGTCGAGACCGGCGTCCCCGTCGGCTTCGGCGTCCTGACCTGCGACACCGAGGAGCAGGCCCTGGACCGGGCCGGCATCGAGGGCTCCAACGAGGACAAGGGACACGAGGCGGTGACCGCGGCCGTGGCCACGGCGGCGACCCTCCGCTCAGTATCTGAACCCTGGCGCTGA
- a CDS encoding PH domain-containing protein, protein MSELPVLPVTFRPGRTRAVLLTAGVAIFVVITAVALLLEKLGPGERLSFVLTGALMFGVLAMLARVKVVADESGVTVVNIATRRRLDWAEILQVNLRPGDPWVFLNLSDGTSLPVLGIQPGIAKQHAIADARALRALAEAHGIKEPEDREG, encoded by the coding sequence ATGTCCGAACTGCCTGTTCTTCCCGTCACCTTCCGACCCGGCCGCACCCGGGCCGTCCTGCTCACCGCGGGTGTCGCGATCTTCGTCGTCATCACGGCCGTCGCGCTGCTCCTGGAGAAGCTCGGCCCGGGGGAGCGCCTCAGCTTCGTCCTCACCGGCGCGCTCATGTTCGGTGTGCTGGCGATGCTGGCGCGCGTGAAGGTCGTCGCCGACGAGTCCGGTGTCACCGTGGTGAACATCGCCACCCGGCGCCGGCTGGACTGGGCCGAGATCCTTCAGGTGAACCTCCGTCCGGGCGACCCCTGGGTGTTCCTCAACCTCAGCGACGGCACCAGCCTGCCCGTGCTCGGCATCCAGCCGGGCATCGCCAAGCAGCACGCCATCGCCGACGCGCGCGCCCTGCGGGCGCTCGCCGAGGCCCATGGCATCAAGGAGCCCGAGGACCGTGAGGGCTGA
- a CDS encoding nicotinamide mononucleotide transporter family protein — MNSLNSEAFVLFGQHILWSDMIGNLFGLAALALGWRRSIWTWPVQFLAGLILFGAFFGHLTGSAGKQAVVMVVALYGWWQWQRSKGRTEDGGDGHISVRFATWRERAAMVAAAAAGTVAVALLFKAYPTLSWDPWPDAYIFVGTIVAMYAQARGMVEFWFAWLLVDLVGVPLNFANGYAFSGFVYVIYGALVLWGMRDWWLRSRNDARPVLEGAPA, encoded by the coding sequence GTGAACTCGCTGAACTCCGAGGCCTTCGTCCTGTTCGGCCAGCACATCCTCTGGTCGGACATGATCGGCAACCTCTTCGGCCTCGCCGCCCTCGCCCTCGGCTGGCGGCGCTCCATATGGACCTGGCCCGTGCAGTTCCTCGCCGGCCTGATCCTGTTCGGGGCGTTCTTCGGCCATCTGACCGGCAGCGCCGGCAAGCAGGCGGTCGTGATGGTGGTCGCCCTCTACGGCTGGTGGCAGTGGCAGCGCAGCAAGGGACGGACCGAGGACGGCGGCGACGGCCACATCAGCGTCCGGTTCGCCACCTGGCGCGAGCGCGCGGCCATGGTTGCGGCGGCCGCCGCCGGCACCGTCGCGGTGGCGCTGCTCTTCAAGGCGTACCCGACCCTGTCCTGGGACCCCTGGCCCGACGCCTACATCTTCGTCGGCACCATCGTCGCCATGTACGCCCAGGCGCGCGGCATGGTCGAGTTCTGGTTCGCCTGGCTGCTCGTCGACCTCGTCGGCGTCCCCCTGAACTTCGCCAACGGCTACGCGTTCTCCGGCTTCGTCTACGTCATCTACGGCGCACTCGTCCTGTGGGGCATGCGCGACTGGTGGCTGCGCTCCCGCAACGACGCGCGGCCCGTCCTGGAAGGAGCGCCGGCATGA
- a CDS encoding MFS transporter, whose translation MGGMVYDLREVRRARYAVAAVFAVHGAVTGSFATRVPWIQDHAGVSAGQLGIALAFPALGASVAMPLAGSISHRFGARNALRGLIALWTLALILPSLAPNLLTLCLALFVYGATAGMADVAMNALGVEVETRLGRSIMSGLHGMWSAGALIGSAAGTLAAHLGSDARLHHALAAVTLTLLGVAACQWVLDLQPAEDEEPPPRFALPPKSALLIGAVGFCAVFAEGASLDWSAVYLRDQLDTSAGLAAACTTGFTLTMAIARLVGDKVVDRYGSVRTVRFSGVLATLGGLLIIVSDQPVLAMAGFALLGLGIAVVVPLCFAAAGRSGPNPSLAIAGVATITYTSGLVAPSAIGGIAQATSLVVSFCLVTVLSFGLVVFARVLRAGDRERPKVSRPDAAVPDPRP comes from the coding sequence ATGGGTGGGATGGTCTACGACCTGCGCGAAGTGAGGCGCGCCCGGTACGCCGTGGCCGCCGTCTTCGCCGTGCACGGCGCCGTCACCGGCTCGTTCGCGACGCGCGTGCCGTGGATCCAGGACCATGCCGGCGTCAGCGCCGGCCAGTTGGGCATCGCGCTCGCCTTCCCCGCGCTCGGCGCCTCCGTCGCGATGCCGCTGGCGGGGAGCATCTCGCACCGCTTCGGCGCCCGGAACGCCCTGCGCGGGCTGATCGCCCTGTGGACGCTGGCGCTCATCCTGCCCTCCCTCGCCCCCAATCTGCTGACCCTGTGTCTGGCGCTGTTCGTCTACGGCGCCACGGCGGGCATGGCGGACGTGGCGATGAACGCGCTCGGCGTCGAGGTCGAGACCCGGCTGGGCCGGTCGATCATGTCGGGCCTGCACGGCATGTGGAGCGCGGGCGCCCTGATCGGCTCGGCGGCCGGCACGCTCGCGGCGCACCTCGGCTCGGACGCCCGGCTGCACCACGCGCTCGCGGCGGTGACGCTCACGCTTCTCGGCGTGGCGGCCTGCCAGTGGGTGCTCGACCTCCAGCCCGCCGAGGACGAGGAGCCGCCGCCCCGGTTCGCGCTGCCGCCCAAGTCGGCGCTGCTCATCGGCGCGGTCGGGTTCTGCGCGGTGTTCGCGGAGGGCGCGAGCCTGGACTGGTCGGCGGTCTATCTGCGGGACCAGCTGGACACCTCGGCGGGTCTCGCGGCGGCCTGCACGACCGGGTTCACGCTCACCATGGCGATCGCCCGGCTCGTCGGCGACAAGGTGGTGGACCGCTACGGCTCCGTGCGCACGGTCCGGTTCAGCGGCGTCCTCGCCACGCTCGGCGGACTGCTCATCATCGTGTCGGACCAGCCGGTCCTGGCGATGGCCGGGTTTGCGCTGCTGGGCCTCGGCATCGCGGTGGTCGTGCCGCTGTGCTTCGCGGCGGCGGGCCGCAGCGGCCCGAACCCCTCGCTGGCCATCGCCGGTGTCGCGACGATCACCTACACCTCGGGGCTCGTCGCCCCGAGCGCGATCGGCGGGATCGCCCAGGCCACCAGCCTGGTGGTGTCGTTCTGCCTGGTCACGGTGCTGTCCTTCGGGCTCGTGGTGTTCGCGCGCGTCCTGCGCGCGGGTGACCGTGAGCGCCCGAAGGTCAGCCGGCCGGACGCAGCAGTTCCCGACCCGCGGCCCTGA
- the hisG gene encoding ATP phosphoribosyltransferase produces the protein MLRIAVPNKGSLSGPAAEMLHEAGYQQRRESKELRIVDPVNDVEFFYLRPRDIAIYVASGQLDIGITGRDLLIDSDAYAEEILPLGFARSTFRFATKPGTVGDDLADLKGKTVATSYEGIVAKHLSDNGIDASVVHLDGAVETAIQLGVAQVIADVVETGTSLRNAGLEVVGEPIMKSEAVVIRRTGADAEEPKVQQFLRRLQGVLVARTYVMMDYDCRVEQLEKAVALTPGLESPTVSPLHNEGWVAVRAMVPAKEAQRIMDDLYDIGARAILTTAIHACRL, from the coding sequence ATGCTGCGCATCGCCGTCCCCAACAAGGGTTCCCTGTCCGGCCCTGCGGCGGAGATGCTGCATGAGGCCGGCTACCAGCAGCGGCGCGAGTCCAAGGAACTGCGGATCGTCGACCCGGTCAACGACGTCGAGTTCTTCTACCTCCGCCCCCGCGACATCGCCATCTACGTCGCCTCCGGCCAGCTCGACATCGGCATCACCGGCCGTGACCTGCTGATCGACTCCGACGCCTACGCCGAGGAGATCCTGCCGCTCGGCTTCGCCCGCTCCACCTTCCGCTTCGCCACCAAGCCCGGCACCGTCGGCGACGACCTGGCGGACCTCAAGGGCAAGACGGTCGCCACCTCCTACGAGGGCATCGTCGCCAAGCACCTCTCCGACAACGGCATCGACGCCTCCGTCGTCCACCTCGACGGCGCCGTCGAGACCGCGATCCAGCTCGGTGTCGCCCAGGTCATCGCGGACGTCGTCGAGACCGGCACCTCGCTGCGCAACGCCGGCCTGGAGGTCGTCGGCGAGCCGATCATGAAGTCCGAGGCCGTCGTCATCCGCCGCACCGGCGCGGACGCCGAGGAACCCAAGGTCCAGCAGTTCCTGCGCCGCCTCCAGGGCGTCCTGGTGGCCCGGACCTACGTGATGATGGACTACGACTGCCGCGTCGAGCAGTTGGAGAAGGCCGTCGCCCTCACCCCGGGCCTGGAGTCGCCGACCGTGTCCCCGCTGCACAACGAGGGCTGGGTCGCCGTCCGCGCGATGGTCCCGGCCAAGGAAGCCCAGCGCATCATGGACGACCTGTACGACATCGGCGCCCGGGCCATCCTGACCACGGCCATCCACGCCTGCCGCCTGTAG
- a CDS encoding SDR family oxidoreductase has protein sequence MTTILVTGGTGTLGRHVTERLRADGHEVRVLSRSTQPYAVDLRKGGPGLDTAMAGVDTVVHCASSQSGGDQEAAARLIEAAKKAGVRHLVYISIVGVDLVPLGYYKSKLAVERMVEASGLGWTVLRATQFHDLVLRVLAGLAKVPVMLVPARVKDQPVEVAEVADRLAELAVAAPAGRVADMGGPEVRTFDSLARAYLRATGRKRLVVKVPLWGKAYRGMRAGGLLAPKHAVGKGTFEEYLGRRVGGGRGV, from the coding sequence ATGACCACGATCCTGGTGACCGGCGGGACCGGAACGCTCGGCCGGCACGTCACCGAGCGGCTGCGCGCGGACGGGCACGAGGTGCGGGTGCTCAGCCGGAGCACCCAGCCGTACGCCGTCGACCTGCGCAAGGGCGGGCCAGGCCTGGACACCGCGATGGCGGGCGTGGACACGGTCGTCCACTGCGCGAGTTCGCAGAGCGGCGGCGACCAGGAGGCGGCGGCGCGGCTGATCGAGGCCGCGAAGAAGGCCGGGGTACGGCATCTGGTGTACATCTCGATCGTCGGCGTGGACCTGGTGCCGCTCGGCTACTACAAGTCCAAGCTCGCCGTGGAGCGGATGGTCGAGGCGTCGGGGCTGGGCTGGACCGTGCTGCGCGCGACCCAGTTCCACGACCTGGTGCTGCGGGTGCTCGCGGGCCTGGCCAAGGTGCCGGTGATGCTGGTCCCGGCCAGGGTGAAGGACCAGCCCGTCGAGGTCGCGGAGGTCGCGGACCGGCTGGCCGAGCTGGCCGTGGCTGCTCCCGCCGGGCGGGTCGCGGACATGGGCGGACCCGAGGTGCGGACCTTCGACTCGCTGGCCCGGGCATACCTCCGGGCCACGGGCCGCAAGCGCCTCGTCGTGAAGGTGCCGCTGTGGGGAAAGGCGTACCGGGGCATGCGAGCGGGCGGCCTCCTGGCACCGAAGCACGCGGTGGGCAAGGGGACGTTCGAGGAGTACCTGGGGCGACGGGTCGGGGGCGGGCGGGGCGTCTGA
- a CDS encoding riboflavin synthase: MFTGIVEELGEITAVETLDDACRFRLRGPVVTDGAKHGDSIAVNGVCLTVVDHEGDEFTADVMAETLDRSSLGVLAVGSRVNLERPTAVGARLGGHIVQGHVDGTAEVLERKPSENWEIVKISLPADLSRYVVEKGSITVDGISLTVVDAGTDHFTVSLIPTTLALTTLGLKQPGDPVNLEVDVIAKYVERMLGDRASSEGATAK; this comes from the coding sequence GTGTTCACCGGAATCGTCGAAGAGCTGGGCGAGATCACCGCCGTCGAGACCCTCGACGACGCCTGTCGCTTCCGACTGCGAGGCCCCGTCGTCACCGACGGCGCGAAGCACGGCGACTCCATCGCCGTCAACGGCGTGTGCCTGACGGTCGTCGACCACGAAGGCGACGAATTCACCGCCGACGTCATGGCCGAGACCCTCGACCGCTCCAGCCTGGGCGTCCTCGCCGTCGGCTCCCGCGTCAACCTGGAGCGCCCCACCGCCGTGGGCGCCCGCCTCGGCGGACACATCGTGCAGGGCCACGTCGACGGCACCGCCGAGGTGCTGGAGCGCAAGCCCTCCGAGAACTGGGAGATCGTCAAGATCTCGCTCCCCGCGGACCTCTCCCGCTACGTGGTCGAGAAGGGCTCCATCACGGTCGACGGCATCAGCCTCACCGTCGTCGACGCCGGAACCGACCACTTCACCGTGAGCCTCATCCCCACCACCCTCGCGCTGACCACGCTCGGCCTCAAGCAGCCCGGCGACCCGGTCAACCTGGAGGTCGACGTCATCGCCAAGTACGTCGAGCGGATGCTGGGCGACCGGGCCTCCTCCGAAGGGGCGACGGCGAAGTGA